A stretch of Myxococcus virescens DNA encodes these proteins:
- a CDS encoding deoxynucleoside kinase: MDYRYIVVEGPIGVGKTSLSNILAERLAGRRILEVVEENPFLSSFYTDRQKFAFQTQIFFLLSRFRQQQELFQQDLFSSMTVSDYLFAKDRIFAHLNLDAHELALYERVFEALGPRVAKPDLVIYLQARLDVLLHRIKKRGREFERKFDPTYLEGLVHSYNNFFFHYTDTPLLVVDTSDIDFVNVEADREDLLATIRKAKPGTQHYVPKASRRG; encoded by the coding sequence ATGGACTACCGGTATATCGTGGTGGAAGGGCCCATTGGCGTGGGCAAGACGAGCCTCTCCAACATCCTCGCGGAGCGTCTGGCGGGACGGCGCATCCTCGAAGTGGTGGAGGAGAACCCCTTCCTTTCCAGCTTCTACACGGACCGGCAGAAGTTCGCGTTCCAGACGCAGATCTTCTTCCTGCTGTCGCGCTTCCGTCAGCAGCAGGAGCTGTTCCAGCAGGACCTCTTCAGCTCGATGACGGTCAGCGACTACCTGTTCGCCAAGGACCGCATCTTCGCGCACCTCAACCTGGACGCGCACGAGCTGGCCCTCTACGAGCGCGTCTTCGAGGCGCTGGGGCCCCGCGTGGCCAAGCCGGACCTGGTCATCTACCTCCAGGCCCGCCTGGACGTGCTCCTGCACCGCATCAAGAAGCGCGGCCGGGAGTTCGAGCGCAAGTTCGACCCCACGTACCTGGAGGGGCTCGTCCACTCCTACAACAACTTCTTCTTCCACTACACGGACACCCCGCTCCTCGTCGTGGATACCTCGGACATCGACTTCGTGAATGTCGAGGCAGACAGGGAAGACCTGCTTGCCACCATCCGGAAGGCGAAGCCGGGCACGCAGCATTACGTTCCGAAGGCTTCCCGCCGGGGCTGA
- the panB gene encoding 3-methyl-2-oxobutanoate hydroxymethyltransferase, which yields MKDKVTIHTLKRFKQIGQKICMVTAYDATFAHILEEAGADVLLIGDSLGMVIQGHDSTLPVTMDQMVYHTAAVARGARRAHVVADLPFMSYQVSNQEAVRNAGRLVAEGGAGSIKLEGGAEFADTVRAIVRASIPVMGHLGLTPQSVHKMGGYVVQGRGEDQARQILEDALALEQAGAYALVLEGVPMDLARTVTQRLSIPTIGIGAGVDCDGQVLVCYDLLGMNPDFKPKFVKRYANLHGSITEAAGAYFAEVRQGAFPDEEHSFKATKNIRLAPGAPAPAARVEPSAPAEAGDKLGPVYGRPA from the coding sequence GTGAAGGACAAGGTCACCATCCACACGCTGAAGCGCTTCAAGCAGATCGGTCAGAAGATCTGCATGGTCACCGCTTACGACGCCACGTTCGCCCACATCCTCGAAGAGGCCGGCGCGGACGTGCTGCTGATAGGCGACTCGCTGGGCATGGTCATCCAGGGGCATGACTCCACGCTGCCGGTGACGATGGACCAGATGGTCTACCACACGGCCGCCGTGGCCCGTGGCGCGCGCCGGGCGCACGTCGTGGCCGACCTGCCGTTCATGAGCTACCAGGTGTCGAACCAGGAAGCGGTCCGCAACGCGGGCCGGCTGGTGGCGGAAGGCGGCGCGGGCAGCATCAAGCTGGAGGGCGGCGCTGAGTTCGCGGACACGGTGCGGGCCATCGTCCGCGCGAGCATCCCCGTCATGGGACACCTGGGGCTGACGCCGCAGTCCGTCCACAAGATGGGCGGCTACGTCGTCCAGGGCCGCGGCGAGGACCAGGCGCGGCAGATTCTGGAGGACGCGCTGGCGCTGGAGCAGGCCGGGGCCTACGCGCTGGTGCTGGAAGGCGTGCCCATGGACCTGGCGCGCACCGTGACGCAGCGCCTGTCCATCCCCACCATCGGCATTGGCGCCGGCGTGGACTGCGATGGCCAGGTGCTCGTCTGCTACGACCTGCTGGGCATGAACCCGGACTTCAAGCCGAAGTTCGTGAAGCGCTACGCCAACCTCCACGGCTCGATTACCGAGGCCGCGGGCGCGTACTTCGCGGAGGTCCGCCAGGGCGCGTTCCCGGACGAGGAGCACTCCTTCAAGGCGACCAAGAACATCCGGCTGGCGCCGGGGGCTCCGGCTCCGGCGGCCCGGGTGGAGCCGTCCGCGCCCGCCGAGGCGGGCGACAAGCTGGGCCCCGTCTACGGGAGACCCGCCTAG
- the panC gene encoding pantoate--beta-alanine ligase has translation MAPAVLKTIADVKDWTAGLRREGHRLALVPTMGFLHEGHLSLIREGRRRADVVAVSIFVNPTQFGPKEDLSRYPRDFEGDVAKCISAGAQVIFAPAGPEVMYPQGYQTYVEVTDVSQGLCGARRPGHFRGVATVVTKLLTLFRPEVALFGEKDYQQLQVIRALNQDLHLGADIVGMPTVREPDGLAMSSRNAYLSPEERQRALALSRGLKAAQALLREGTRESEPLVAAVRRELEAAGLQEDYVELVDAERLTPLASVAPGQPARLLVAAFSGTTRLIDNMQLGGEENAGRV, from the coding sequence ATGGCTCCCGCCGTCCTGAAAACCATTGCGGACGTGAAGGACTGGACGGCGGGGCTGCGCCGGGAGGGGCACCGGCTCGCGCTGGTGCCCACCATGGGCTTCCTGCATGAAGGTCACCTCTCGCTCATTCGCGAGGGGCGGCGCCGCGCGGACGTGGTGGCCGTGTCCATCTTCGTGAACCCCACGCAGTTCGGGCCGAAGGAGGACTTGTCCCGCTACCCCCGCGACTTCGAGGGTGACGTCGCCAAGTGCATCAGCGCGGGCGCGCAGGTCATCTTCGCGCCCGCGGGCCCGGAGGTGATGTACCCGCAGGGCTACCAGACGTATGTGGAGGTGACGGACGTCAGCCAGGGCCTGTGCGGGGCCCGGCGTCCGGGGCACTTCCGCGGGGTGGCCACCGTCGTCACGAAGCTGCTGACGCTGTTCCGCCCGGAGGTGGCGCTCTTCGGGGAGAAGGACTACCAGCAGCTCCAGGTCATCCGGGCGCTCAACCAGGACCTGCACCTGGGCGCGGACATCGTCGGCATGCCGACGGTGCGCGAGCCGGACGGCCTGGCGATGAGCAGCCGCAATGCCTACTTGTCCCCCGAGGAGCGGCAGCGGGCGCTGGCCCTGTCCCGGGGGCTCAAGGCCGCCCAGGCGCTGCTGCGCGAGGGCACGCGGGAGTCGGAGCCCCTGGTGGCGGCCGTCCGGCGCGAATTGGAGGCGGCGGGGCTCCAGGAAGACTACGTGGAACTGGTGGATGCGGAACGGCTGACGCCTCTGGCTTCGGTGGCGCCCGGGCAGCCTGCCCGGTTGCTCGTCGCGGCCTTCAGTGGCACGACGCGCCTCATCGACAACATGCAGTTGGGTGGTGAGGAGAACGCGGGACGCGTATGA
- the smpB gene encoding SsrA-binding protein SmpB — translation MTSGGKSKGVGSEPGVRVIAENRRARFDYTVDEKLEAGLALTGSEVKSLRDGIANLSDAYALPKGDELFLLNANIGSYKAASFFDHLPTRGRKLLMHRGEIDRWTAKVRERGYSIIPLVLYFRNGRAKVELGLCRGKTHEDRRHDIKERETKREMDRAMRRR, via the coding sequence ATGACATCCGGAGGGAAGTCAAAGGGAGTGGGCAGTGAGCCCGGCGTGAGGGTCATCGCGGAAAACCGTCGTGCGCGTTTCGACTACACGGTCGACGAAAAGCTGGAGGCCGGGCTGGCGCTCACGGGGAGCGAGGTGAAGTCTCTGCGAGACGGAATCGCCAATCTGTCGGACGCCTACGCGCTCCCCAAGGGGGACGAGCTCTTCCTGCTCAACGCGAACATCGGCTCCTACAAGGCGGCGAGCTTCTTCGACCACCTTCCCACTCGGGGCCGCAAGTTGTTGATGCACCGAGGAGAAATCGACCGTTGGACGGCGAAGGTGCGTGAGCGGGGTTATTCGATCATCCCGCTTGTGCTGTACTTCAGGAACGGCCGTGCCAAGGTGGAGCTGGGGCTCTGCCGGGGCAAGACGCACGAGGACCGGCGCCACGACATCAAGGAGCGGGAGACGAAGCGGGAGATGGACCGGGCGATGCGCCGACGTTGA
- a CDS encoding ClpXP protease specificity-enhancing factor SspB, protein MDDKKVLDKKERLLAALDQGMVMIHLDARRPGVLVPASVKTEAHLRLNLSYRFDPPDLTVGEWGVRSTLSFSGSRFTIAVPWSALFAIASHVTKEFWMYPEDMPPELLQQTAASRPAQPLPVAPVPVAAERPRTFLREVQGERRDEPPADVPPADGPPDEPPPRRGHLRLVK, encoded by the coding sequence ATGGACGACAAGAAGGTTCTCGACAAGAAGGAGCGGCTGCTGGCCGCGCTCGACCAGGGCATGGTGATGATTCACCTGGACGCGCGTCGTCCGGGCGTGCTCGTCCCAGCCTCCGTCAAGACGGAGGCGCACCTGCGCCTCAATCTCTCGTACCGGTTCGACCCACCGGACCTCACGGTGGGCGAGTGGGGCGTGCGCTCCACGCTGAGCTTCTCCGGCTCGCGCTTCACCATCGCGGTGCCGTGGTCGGCGTTGTTCGCCATCGCCAGCCACGTGACGAAGGAGTTCTGGATGTACCCGGAGGACATGCCGCCGGAGTTGCTCCAGCAGACGGCCGCGTCACGTCCGGCGCAGCCCCTGCCCGTCGCTCCCGTGCCGGTGGCGGCGGAGCGCCCGCGCACCTTCCTCCGGGAAGTGCAGGGCGAGCGGCGCGATGAGCCGCCCGCGGATGTTCCGCCCGCGGACGGACCGCCGGACGAGCCGCCGCCGCGTCGTGGCCACCTGCGCCTGGTGAAGTGA
- a CDS encoding serine/threonine-protein kinase, translating to MNERYRLVRPLASGGMAELFLGVARGAEGFERPVAIKRVLPHLAREPDIARMFLAEARLATLLQHQNIATVHDVGQGPEGLFLVMELVDGWDLGVLLRSAALRGVRFPPHLAAFIVHQALAGLGHAYRKVHDGRPVMVAHRDVSPSNVLVSREGEVKLTDFGIARMAGPAHTAPGVFRGKEAYTAPEVLQGAPATAASDQFSLGIVFYELLTGRHPFHTEQDASAVAYAILTRPVEPPPGVPTPLAGAVIRMLARAPQERFHSPESLAQGFARWLAQAGEPATSQTLAAFLRGLGLPPPLSEQATAARPPVTQAQADAGSLAMAVQTPSPAEAAAPEEEPLSMPGGAALSVSGRMVHRCPRCNHVLSSPRARCSHCAMWPDASTGAAATPRTPTAPGAFAPSAGLELTAHQTLAESVPQTHVTPGAKSVLQTDADALELAERPPSPASDWPDEAALLRRSRLKRALGLLLVALLVGTGIWLWPQRSTLLIRVMSATGLRLSAPMLRIDSDPPGATVWVRDAELGTTPLLLENRFPAGRVPIQVRLKGHRTWKGTFSGGEAAHIEAKLKR from the coding sequence GTGAACGAACGCTACCGGCTCGTTCGCCCGCTGGCCTCTGGAGGCATGGCGGAGCTCTTCCTCGGCGTCGCGCGCGGCGCGGAGGGGTTCGAGCGGCCGGTGGCCATCAAGCGGGTGCTCCCCCACCTGGCTCGCGAGCCGGACATCGCGCGCATGTTCCTGGCAGAGGCCCGGCTGGCCACGCTGCTGCAACACCAGAACATCGCCACCGTCCATGACGTGGGCCAGGGCCCCGAAGGGCTCTTCCTGGTGATGGAACTGGTGGACGGGTGGGACTTGGGCGTGCTGCTGCGCTCGGCCGCGCTCCGGGGCGTGCGCTTCCCTCCGCACCTGGCCGCCTTCATCGTCCATCAGGCCCTGGCGGGGCTCGGCCATGCCTACCGGAAGGTGCATGACGGGCGGCCGGTGATGGTGGCCCACCGCGACGTGTCGCCCTCCAACGTGCTGGTGTCTCGCGAGGGCGAGGTGAAGCTGACGGACTTCGGCATCGCGCGGATGGCCGGCCCGGCCCACACCGCGCCCGGCGTCTTCCGAGGGAAGGAGGCGTACACCGCGCCCGAGGTGCTGCAAGGCGCTCCCGCCACCGCCGCGAGCGACCAGTTCTCCCTGGGCATCGTGTTCTACGAGCTGCTCACGGGGCGGCATCCGTTCCACACCGAGCAGGACGCGAGCGCGGTGGCCTACGCCATCCTGACGCGGCCCGTGGAGCCACCGCCGGGCGTGCCCACACCCCTGGCGGGCGCCGTCATTCGCATGCTGGCGAGGGCGCCCCAGGAGCGCTTCCACTCGCCGGAGTCACTGGCCCAAGGCTTTGCCCGGTGGTTGGCCCAAGCCGGCGAGCCCGCGACGTCGCAGACGCTGGCCGCGTTCCTTCGCGGGCTGGGATTGCCGCCGCCCCTGAGTGAACAGGCAACGGCGGCCAGGCCCCCCGTGACGCAGGCACAGGCTGACGCGGGTTCGCTGGCGATGGCCGTGCAGACGCCGTCGCCCGCCGAGGCCGCTGCGCCGGAAGAAGAGCCTCTCTCCATGCCGGGCGGCGCGGCGCTCAGCGTCAGTGGGCGGATGGTGCATCGCTGCCCTCGATGCAACCACGTGCTCTCCTCGCCCCGAGCGCGGTGCTCACACTGCGCGATGTGGCCGGATGCCTCGACGGGCGCGGCGGCAACGCCTCGCACGCCCACCGCTCCGGGCGCCTTCGCGCCATCCGCGGGCCTCGAGCTCACCGCGCATCAGACGCTCGCGGAGAGTGTCCCCCAGACACACGTCACGCCGGGAGCGAAGAGCGTGCTCCAGACCGACGCCGATGCACTGGAGCTGGCGGAGCGGCCGCCCTCACCAGCGAGCGACTGGCCCGATGAGGCCGCCCTCCTCCGGCGCTCGCGCCTGAAACGGGCACTGGGACTGCTGCTCGTGGCGCTGCTGGTGGGCACCGGCATCTGGCTGTGGCCTCAGCGCTCCACCCTGCTCATTCGGGTGATGTCGGCGACGGGGCTCCGCCTGTCGGCCCCGATGCTGCGCATCGACAGCGACCCGCCTGGAGCCACCGTCTGGGTCCGAGACGCGGAGCTGGGGACGACGCCGCTGCTGCTCGAGAACCGCTTTCCAGCGGGACGCGTCCCCATCCAGGTCCGGCTCAAAGGCCACCGTACATGGAAGGGGACGTTCTCCGGCGGCGAGGCCGCCCACATCGAGGCGAAGCTGAAGCGCTGA
- a CDS encoding DUF971 domain-containing protein, with translation MSFWDRIKPAPQAVTATDAQLSSDGARLDLTWDDGVKTGATAQVLRQQCPCAACVDEWTNKRTLDPSKVPADLRIKQVQPVGNYALAFSFSDGHTTGIYPWKLLRDITQPAA, from the coding sequence TTGAGCTTCTGGGACCGCATCAAGCCCGCCCCCCAAGCCGTCACCGCGACGGACGCACAGCTGTCCTCGGATGGCGCGCGCCTGGACCTGACGTGGGACGACGGGGTGAAGACGGGCGCCACCGCACAGGTGCTGCGCCAGCAGTGCCCCTGCGCCGCGTGCGTGGACGAATGGACGAACAAGCGGACGCTGGACCCGTCGAAGGTCCCCGCCGACCTGCGCATCAAGCAGGTGCAGCCCGTGGGCAACTACGCGCTGGCCTTCAGCTTCAGCGACGGCCACACCACCGGCATCTATCCCTGGAAGCTGCTGCGCGACATCACCCAGCCCGCCGCCTGA
- a CDS encoding HD domain-containing phosphohydrolase, translated as MRLFKAILLLMLVVGVVPTLMVGWLSVSHTRELLVRDAQELAQERVKQLRLKAEIFLGEPTDAVLGLARVPGFFGLPLEAQQTHLASVLNQRRDVLALTVFDANRQRLPGLQAFSKHDVPPTALAGHEERARALLENIEGVRYADVVKDPQGSEPVLTLAFPLGEPVRGYIAADLSLADLRKMLEQERVGSTGFAYLADRHGHLVAGGGGVAGLGEDVAQRGPVAHLLKQLVGKSDMELFHVGNFGEGRDAVVAAYTVLPETGWAIVSEQPVEHAYRQVDTMEQRILLGLGAAILVAVVLAALFSRNLTRPLKGFISGALELAHGKFGVEVDIQQKNELGELAQTFNYMSKQLLAYDMENRGLYESLEKGYLETIVALANSIDSKDAYTRGHSQRVGDVSVQIGRELSLTERELRQLQYGGILHDIGKIGIVESILCKQTKLTDQEMAIMREHPAIGDAIIGPVSFLGAVRACVRHHHERWDGTGYPDKLKGEDIPLLARIVACADTFDACTSTRPYQKAMPLEKAMEILDNLSGAQLDPKVVQALKQVLAKQGVRLEGHRLPVKLAS; from the coding sequence GTGCGCCTGTTCAAAGCCATCCTCCTGTTGATGCTGGTGGTGGGCGTCGTCCCCACGCTGATGGTGGGGTGGCTCTCCGTCTCCCACACCCGGGAGCTCCTGGTGCGCGACGCCCAGGAACTGGCACAGGAGCGCGTGAAGCAGCTGCGCCTCAAGGCCGAAATCTTCCTCGGCGAGCCCACCGACGCGGTGCTGGGCCTGGCCCGCGTGCCCGGCTTCTTCGGCCTGCCCCTGGAAGCGCAGCAGACGCACCTGGCCTCGGTGCTCAACCAGCGGCGCGATGTGCTGGCGCTCACCGTGTTCGACGCCAACCGCCAGCGGCTGCCGGGACTCCAGGCCTTCTCCAAGCACGACGTGCCGCCCACCGCGCTGGCCGGACATGAGGAGCGCGCGCGGGCGCTGCTCGAGAACATCGAGGGCGTGCGCTACGCGGACGTGGTGAAGGACCCGCAGGGCAGCGAGCCGGTGCTGACGCTGGCCTTCCCCCTGGGCGAGCCCGTCCGGGGGTACATCGCGGCGGACCTGTCCCTGGCCGACCTGCGGAAGATGCTGGAGCAGGAGCGCGTGGGCAGCACCGGCTTCGCCTATCTGGCGGACCGGCACGGACACCTCGTGGCGGGCGGTGGCGGCGTCGCCGGCCTGGGCGAGGACGTGGCGCAGCGCGGCCCGGTGGCGCACCTGCTGAAGCAGTTGGTGGGCAAGTCGGACATGGAGCTGTTCCACGTCGGCAACTTCGGCGAGGGCCGGGACGCGGTGGTGGCCGCGTACACGGTGCTGCCCGAGACGGGCTGGGCCATCGTCTCCGAACAACCCGTGGAGCACGCCTACCGTCAGGTGGACACCATGGAGCAGCGCATCCTCCTGGGTCTGGGGGCGGCCATCCTGGTGGCGGTGGTGCTGGCGGCGCTCTTCTCGCGGAACCTCACCCGGCCGCTCAAGGGCTTCATCAGCGGCGCGCTGGAGCTGGCGCACGGCAAGTTCGGCGTCGAGGTGGACATCCAGCAGAAGAACGAGCTGGGCGAGCTGGCGCAGACGTTCAACTACATGAGCAAGCAGCTGCTCGCGTACGACATGGAGAACCGCGGCCTCTATGAGAGCCTGGAGAAGGGCTACCTGGAGACCATCGTCGCGCTGGCGAACTCCATCGATTCGAAGGACGCGTACACCCGCGGCCACAGCCAGCGCGTGGGCGACGTCTCCGTGCAGATTGGCCGGGAGCTGAGCCTCACCGAGCGCGAGCTGCGGCAGCTGCAGTACGGCGGCATCCTCCACGACATCGGGAAGATTGGCATCGTGGAGTCCATCCTCTGCAAGCAGACGAAGCTCACGGACCAGGAGATGGCCATCATGCGCGAGCACCCCGCCATCGGTGACGCCATCATCGGTCCGGTGAGCTTCCTGGGCGCGGTGCGCGCGTGCGTCCGCCACCACCATGAGCGCTGGGACGGCACCGGCTACCCGGACAAGCTCAAGGGCGAGGACATTCCCCTGCTGGCCCGCATCGTCGCGTGCGCGGACACCTTCGACGCCTGCACCTCCACCCGCCCGTACCAGAAGGCCATGCCGTTGGAGAAGGCGATGGAAATCCTCGACAACCTCAGCGGCGCCCAGTTGGACCCGAAGGTCGTCCAGGCCCTGAAGCAGGTGCTGGCGAAGCAGGGCGTGCGGCTGGAGGGCCACCGGCTGCCCGTGAAGCTCGCCTCCTGA
- a CDS encoding LysM peptidoglycan-binding domain-containing protein, whose product MKAALLLLTWLGTTPPGTVVVGPNESLRQVAQRTLGDARAAGELRALNGLSSDDVAAGTRLKVPGHERVLAQKALETARTLVASLKDASVPPAVSSRLKVAESHFREARYTQAASEANAVGKLVAADRSPQSSAFSVEVGDGDSTTVTVKHGPPVRVEAEGVTQPVAKGESIRVEKGHPPPAPLRPLVAPSPGQPEDSARLKRRPDRDGHLGPVKLTWEAVRGAERYEVEVSRAQEQRAVFTQTVTSLEAKLPVLPAGSYRWTVRAVGPAGPSEPSAPRHFELVSERLKLEVKKGQWQ is encoded by the coding sequence ATGAAGGCGGCGCTCCTCCTCCTCACATGGCTGGGCACGACGCCCCCGGGCACCGTGGTGGTGGGCCCCAACGAATCCCTGCGCCAGGTGGCCCAGCGCACCCTGGGCGACGCGCGCGCCGCGGGGGAGCTGCGCGCACTCAACGGACTTTCCTCGGACGACGTGGCGGCGGGGACCCGGCTGAAGGTGCCCGGCCATGAGCGCGTGCTGGCGCAGAAGGCCCTGGAGACGGCGCGCACGCTGGTGGCCAGCTTGAAGGATGCGAGCGTCCCCCCTGCGGTTTCCTCCCGATTGAAGGTCGCGGAGTCCCATTTCCGCGAGGCGCGCTACACGCAGGCGGCCTCAGAGGCCAATGCCGTGGGGAAGCTGGTGGCGGCGGACCGCTCACCGCAGTCCTCCGCGTTCTCCGTGGAAGTGGGCGACGGCGACAGCACCACCGTCACCGTGAAGCACGGCCCGCCGGTCCGCGTGGAGGCCGAGGGCGTCACCCAGCCCGTCGCCAAGGGTGAATCCATCCGCGTGGAGAAGGGCCATCCGCCCCCCGCGCCCCTTCGGCCGCTGGTGGCTCCCAGCCCCGGGCAACCGGAGGACTCCGCGCGCCTGAAGCGGCGCCCCGACCGGGACGGGCACCTGGGCCCGGTGAAGCTGACCTGGGAGGCTGTTCGGGGCGCGGAACGTTATGAAGTGGAAGTGTCGCGCGCGCAGGAGCAACGCGCCGTCTTCACCCAGACAGTCACCAGCCTGGAAGCGAAGCTGCCAGTGCTACCCGCGGGAAGCTACCGGTGGACGGTGCGCGCGGTGGGACCCGCGGGCCCGTCCGAGCCCAGCGCGCCCAGGCACTTCGAGCTGGTGTCCGAGCGCCTCAAACTCGAAGTGAAGAAGGGCCAGTGGCAGTAA
- a CDS encoding FecR domain-containing protein, translated as MLLALALSALPAGCTADERPSAPDAATPPAVATHRAHLRAMKGGVQIKRATADEWSPAREGQPLYENDKVRTEAGAGTDIVFAANGSTVHLTGDSLISIAETRTRPGQQRTDLTVLRGRIDAELEKPATQSLSVTTPSATIQAGREIVFQ; from the coding sequence ATGTTGCTTGCCCTCGCGCTTTCGGCCCTCCCCGCCGGCTGCACCGCCGATGAGCGTCCGTCCGCGCCCGACGCGGCAACGCCTCCCGCGGTGGCCACGCACCGCGCACACCTGCGAGCCATGAAGGGCGGCGTCCAAATCAAGCGCGCCACGGCCGACGAGTGGAGCCCCGCCCGGGAAGGCCAGCCGCTCTACGAGAATGACAAGGTCCGCACCGAGGCGGGCGCCGGCACCGACATCGTCTTCGCCGCCAACGGCAGCACGGTGCACCTCACCGGGGACTCGCTCATCAGCATCGCGGAGACGCGCACCCGCCCCGGCCAGCAGCGCACGGACCTCACCGTGTTGCGGGGCCGCATCGACGCGGAGCTGGAGAAGCCCGCCACCCAGTCCCTGTCCGTCACCACGCCGTCCGCCACCATCCAGGCGGGAAGGGAGATTGTCTTCCAATGA
- a CDS encoding carbon-nitrogen hydrolase family protein encodes MHLIAAAQMVSTADKAHNLEAATRLVRRAAALGARLVGLPENFSWMGPEPERQDAAEGLDGPTLSRMAGLARELKVTLLAGSVLETGAPGRRLYNTSVLFGPGGERLAVYRKIHLFDVEVGDGATYQESVAVAPGTEVVSAETEVGRLGLSVCYDLRFPELYRRLSREGATLLAVPAAFTLMTGKDHWEVLLRARAIENQAYVLAPAQGGRHSANRVTYGHALVVDPWGLVTARASEGEGLALAPVDPELQARIRRNLPCLEHRRLD; translated from the coding sequence GGCTCGTCCGGCGCGCCGCCGCACTGGGTGCCCGGCTGGTGGGCCTCCCCGAGAACTTCTCCTGGATGGGGCCGGAACCCGAGCGGCAGGACGCCGCCGAGGGGCTCGACGGTCCGACGCTGTCCCGGATGGCCGGCTTGGCCCGGGAGCTGAAGGTGACGCTGCTGGCCGGTAGCGTGCTGGAGACGGGCGCGCCGGGTAGGCGCCTCTACAACACCAGCGTCCTCTTCGGCCCCGGCGGCGAGCGGCTGGCCGTGTACCGGAAAATCCACCTCTTCGACGTCGAGGTGGGAGATGGTGCGACCTATCAGGAGTCCGTGGCGGTGGCGCCGGGGACGGAGGTGGTCTCCGCGGAGACGGAGGTCGGCCGGCTGGGGCTGTCCGTCTGCTACGACCTGCGATTCCCCGAACTGTACCGGCGGCTGTCCCGCGAAGGCGCCACACTGCTGGCGGTCCCGGCGGCCTTCACCCTCATGACGGGCAAGGACCACTGGGAAGTGCTCCTGCGGGCCCGCGCCATCGAGAACCAGGCGTACGTGCTGGCGCCCGCCCAGGGAGGCCGGCACTCCGCCAACCGCGTCACCTATGGCCACGCCCTGGTGGTGGACCCGTGGGGACTGGTGACGGCGCGAGCCTCCGAGGGCGAGGGGCTGGCGCTGGCGCCGGTGGACCCGGAGCTGCAAGCACGCATCCGACGCAACCTCCCCTGCCTGGAGCACCGCCGTTTGGACTAG